The nucleotide window GCGATGACTCCTCTGGGAACCGCTTAAGACGTGAGACACTGCTCTGAAAAAACTGTTCCCATcttttacaatctcttcagtcttACACACACTCCCCAAAGGTCCAGAAACCGTGGATCCTTGTGTGTCCTGTTTCACAAATGTAATATCATACTTGTTGCACAAAGCTTTTGAAACATCTGTACACACAGGATTAAATGACAATTGTTTATTATCATTATGAATAATGACACTATCATCATCCAGTACGTAACTGTTTGCAGTTTTTGTACTGTCTAAGACAACATTAGGTTCATTTGTTGTCTTATTTCGAACACTATACCCTTGAGAAATGGAGACCCTTTCCTTACAGTAACCATAACAAAGTTGTGTTTGTGGTTGCTTAACACAAACAACTGTCTCATAATGGTTACCATGAATATTTTGTAGATACACACACTGATTTGAGAACCGACCAgcagtacatttatattcaaGCCATTTATCAATATAATATGTAACAATGTTCACACCcaaacagtctgctgcagcttgaATTTCCACTTCAGTTGCCCAGGATCCAACATATTGCATCCTTGATCTTTTAATATACTCATTTATAGAGGaattttcatttctcaaaatGTTACAATACATTTGAGGATTCCTTTCTAACTGTTTCACTACAGCAAGCCTAAATTTCCTGTGCCATTTCTGAGTCCCACTTACAGCCTGACTAATAGCCCGGAAAAAACAGTTTCCGTCCCCGACGATGGGTTCCACCTTGCATGGGATCCCCAAGTCCCCAACCAAGTCAGATGATGACTCAGCTTTCTCGCATTCTACGTTCAAGTGTTTGCAAACAGCTTCCGACACCACTTTTGAAAGAGGATTAAACTTTAACGCTCTAGTCCTCACATTGGTGACAAACACATCTGAAGTTACAAGATCTTCATGAGTTTCTTGTATCTTTTTACAAGATGAACTGCTCTGAGGTTTCTTAGGCTTTTGCCCTCTTGATTTATCTGTACACAAGACTTCCTGAACACAGACAGGTTTTAACAAATTACTGCCAAATGGACCAAATGAAGTCTCATTTCTGTGCGTGTGAATTTGCACACCACTAATTTCAAATTCCTTGGGACTGGTTCTCTTTTGCCTAGCATATCTCTCAATATAATTAAAAAGATCATCAAAGCTGTTTAAATACAAAACGTTGCTTTTCCCTGAAACACTTACCATTCCATTACAATCACGTGCATGGGAATCTACAACGGCATACTTTCCATTCTGACTTATAAGAGCGCAGGTACTTCCATTTATAGTCAGAACACAAGTTTCATATGTGGCGCACATCTTTTGCAATCCTTCACGGAGAGTAGTGTGCGCACCAGAATCTATAAACTCACCCTGGAAAACATCTACATCTCCAGCAACAAAATCTCCATACATCACATCTAAAGTACACCCGTCAATATCAACCTGCTTCGGCAAGTCTAAAACACAGAGCGTTTCCTTCCTACCACTAATCAGATTGTTGTCCCGCAAATAAGTGTACAAGGCGTCACCTCTGACAACAACATTATCTAATGTGTCAGAATGCCATGAAAAAACACTATCCATCTTGTGCTTTGCTAAAGCAACAAGAGTCACAGCTGCACACTGCAGTCCTCCGTACTTAAACCGATCATCGCCCTGATGGAATGATCCTCTAACTGATTGCTGACTACTTGAACTGGCACCATGATGTTCGTCTGTGACCTGCGTGTCAGCAATGACTGTGGTACATGCTTCTAAACCAAAGCTACTCTGTTGTACAGAAATCGCAGACATGCCATACTCCGTCGCATTTAATGATTTCCGAAGATTCATAATGTGAATCATTAAATCATTGAAGCAAGTGTTAAATACCACTACAGATGTACCAGTTTCTGACGCCAACCCCTGTAAATTTCTTATTCCACAGTCCACAATGACAAAATAAGATTCATGATGGATAACCAGGCTACATGAACCCTCAAGATTAAGAATGCACATTCCATTTCTCAACAAATACATCTGTAACTCCTCACTAAATTCCTCCTccagattcaaattaaattgACCATATGTAGTACCCCCAATTAGTACTTTCCATTTTTTACCAAAAATACTTTGTCGCTCCACCAACTTGCAAAACTCTGGCTTTGTGCCTCTCTGAGGTCTTTCTGTATCAAGATATTCTGCCAACTTCTGACCTTCCGCATCAACTGCATCGACATCCGATGATTTCCAAGTGCAAATTGGAGAAGTTTGGTGTTTTATAGCTGCTACAACACTACTGGACATTAAAATATTGCTAACAGACTGATTACTATGACTAACTGTTCCTAAAATAAGAGAAGGGGGGAACCGCTCTGAACACCTGCAAGAACTGGAGTTAACACACTGACCTCTTGTTTGGCTGCACTCGAAATCCACCGACACCTCAAGCATCTACAACGACATTAGAAAACatcatttcttttatttgtattcatttctttacatttactACCAAAAATGTTGTTATACAAACCTCCCGGTCAGAAACGAGCTCGGACGGACGGACAGACACCAAACCAGGACAGTCAGACGCCTCCTGAGGATGGGGAGAACGCACCACATCGCAGACATCCACCTGTTTGGATGTTGCCTCAACctataaaacaaaatcattacATTAATTCATCTGATTTTAAACCAAGATTCCAAATAATTTAAACCAAGTGTTTTCAGTAATACACTTTAAGGTTTCATATTGCTTACACATTTAACAtaataaaaagctaaatatgGACCACACTTACATTCTTCTTCACAGACACAAGCCCCACACCAACAGCGGCAGGAGTTACGCTCGGtgtggctgaaacctgaaagacaaagacaaataaattaattatgaaCAATTATCCTCATTGAAGATCTGAAAAGTTAACTCGCTTAAGGTTTTACAAACCTGCTGTCTCACACGCCTGGTCCTTAAGACAGCTGGGTTCTTGACACGTTCCACAGGCTTCATCTATAACACAAACAACATGTCAGATCTGTGTCTTTTCTAAAAGACAATACTGAGACTGTTTTTAAATACACTTTGCTGCAACTTACCTCGTTGCCTGTGTGAACATCTGCCACTGCcactggagaaactttttccatGGCAACCAACAACTCAGGTGAAAAACGAACAGGATTCAGAGGGATGTAACACTCCTTCAAAACTGGAGTAGCAATCTGTTacacaaaaaatgaaataatgaataTACTAATCACATTAAAAATGCTTTACAACAAGTGGTTGTGAAACACTCACCTTATCAGGAACCACCCTTTCCTTGGGTGAATCAGAGTCAGATTCCCCCGAATGGCTCCTCtataaaaagaacacacaaaagCCATTTCAGAACATTACACACCAACTTAAATCCCATCCTTGCATAAAAGTACATCGGGAACAACAAACTTCCTTACCTTCCTGCCGTATCTCACGGTTGTCCACTCTGGAGGGGGTGGACGTGGAACTCGTTCCACTCCCTTCACAACCACACGCGACACAAACCGTGGCTTATACGGAACAGCTGCCTGACTCGTGGCCAGTGGCTTGGGTGCAGACAGCTCCAGGAACTGATGCGCAAACACCCAAATGCGATCACTGAGGATGCGCATCCCCTTGTTGTCGTCAAGGTGAATCTAAACCAAAATAAAAGGTATATAAATCAGCAAAACAACAGACAAGTAAAATAAGTATTGAATATAAATTCTCACCACTTTCTAACTTCAGAATAAGATTGTACTTACTCCATCATAACTCCACAGATCGACGCGACTTAGGGGGAAGTCCTCGGCAATGGAATAAAACGGCatctctgaaaagaaaaatatgtataattatACAAACATCCTTTTCACCAAAGACAACTGCCATCAAAATACTGGAAATGAACTCAGAATTATTTTACTCCATACTTAGATTTGCCGAAACACGATGATACTCCTGCTGGAATAGCTCCTGTTTCTCCATGGATTCCGTCAAGCGTGGAATCATACCGATACAGAACACCTAGAGGAAGAATTGCATTATCAAATTACTTTATTTACAAATACATCAACTACTGATGCTTggtgttttaagtttttttatttctcttttgttacgtttattcttcttattccttttttaatgtgaagcacattgaattgcacttgtgtctgaaatgcgctatataaataaacttgacttgaaaataaaataacacacctTAGTGCAGTGCTCACGAACTGCCTCAAGGTACAACTTAAAGGCCCGTCCTGCCTCTTGGTGGTTGATGCTGGACGTGAGGTTGTTGGATGGAGCAAAAACGCAAATAGCGTCAGGACGACGAGGAAGTACGACCTTCTCAACCTCCTTGCGCAGCTGATCTGCGTCAGCCCCTGGAGTCGACATAAAGGCAAAAGATACGAAACCTCCTTGCATTTTAACAATGCCATCTGCCAAGGACCGCAAATGGGACGCCCCGATAACAAGAACCAgctatgggaggaaaaaaaaaaaaagacaaattataGCAAACTGACAATAAGCAATCCATTTCTACATTGTATATTTGAATAGCATGAAAATTTTCATACTTTCTTATCAAGGCTCCCATCCGGAATGACCAGCTTGTGACGACGCCCAGTATGCTCGCTGATTGGCCATTCGTTCGCTTTGTGTCGCCGCCCAGTTCCGCGGCCTATAAAGGAAAAGATATATATTAATCACTGAAAACAATATATATTAGCACACAGAATATACAAATACTCTCCATTctttaataatatataaatgatACTCACGGCCAACAAAGTCACTGGATGGCGTTGGTACGCCAATGCGCTGAACAGGCAAAGCCTCAGCACGGCGACGAGCAGCTTGAGATCTACGACTAGTTCGTGGCATCTGCAAATTGACATTagagaaatatgacaaaaacataagaGATTACAGCACATTCTCAATGATGAGAAGACAATATACAAAAAGACAACTACTAAAATCtgttaaaaatacatatatttacaaGAGCAAATACTACCATTTATCCTAATTATGAAAGTAAGCAGTAATGTTAAGTTGACTGCAAATGATTTGAAAGTTTTCTGCACAGTGAAAGCCAGTAAATACATAAAACCATTGAAAAGGAACATTCAATCCTCAtggataaacatgaaaaaaaaattaactagGACTGCACTCTCCAACTTATGATATCATGATACTTTTAACAAGTATAAaagttttaatatatatatatttaatagtataacagataaaaccaagctcctctgctctctattgatcattccaaacatgaaacaaaacaatgcaAGCCCTTGCAAGCCCCCTGGTGTGTGCGCGctaactggtgtgaactcacgtgcacaaactcgtccacagagggggaaggacctgaaagttgtttaatttcgaattttccgactttcaggtcactccccctctgtggacgaggttgtgcacgtgagttcacaccagtgtgcgcgcacacaagctaggggcagactcacgctcagcttggaacacgtggttggtgactgttctgctcagataatagagaaataataaacctaacgtgactggttaaaaacagccgggagcgctcgatttttgcaagcatgattacaggctttagagaaagctacagaatttgggaattttcctaaacagcccatttaatattctacttccagaatcccaaaacagttcaagctaatatgactaaataaaggttgccgacggcagctttaagaggtatgaatcagcctttagtttAAATAGCTTATCAAAATCAGTCACTTATTTttaaaacagcagcacaaaaaaaaaaaaaaaaaaaaaaaaacacaacacacctttgcggcttattaaaagaaaactctggtattttcaacattaagcctcttttctgagtcgtctgcaatgttttaaaacccccctcagcgcttttttgatgtaggccatgtttgtagttctctcgcaccagaaatgctgctaggtgtattgcatttccagtgcgagagaactacaaacatgtctTCCTTCTCTCagaaatgaggcttaatgttgaaaataccggagttctccttaAAAACGCATGTAATTTAAATACCGTCTACATTTGCTACACaattatcaataaaacaaaatccttTTTAATTTCAACCGAAGAAAAGTGAACAGACTGTATTGAAAATCGTCGTAGTACAGCGCCCCGTCCCTATCCACCATGTTGGCAGTATGCTAGCGTAAGAACGCCAGTCTCCCCGTTCGTTTACATTGCAGCCTTTTGTTAGCAGCCATGCTATTAAACGCAGCACGAGGCACGCAAGCCACCGACAGCAAGCCACCGACAGCGACCCAAAAAACACAGTATTAACGCCCTTACCTTATacagttaatattacattaattcattattTCGTATATTCTCTTTACAAAAAGATTGATAGTTTCAAACTGAGTAATTTTTAATAAACTTCAAAGCATTAACTATCAAAACAGAATCACGGTCAACCTtaactgattaaaacaaaataacttaacaaaactTACCTCGGAAAGATAAAGTCCAACAATCGAAGATTtgcagaaaaatgaagaaaaagcgttcagcagtttttcaactgtttgaaaactttaagCTCACGAACGTCCAAGACATTCATGAACTGAGAGCGGTTGACCAAACCCAACTATTTAAAGCAGGCGCGGCCAGCCCCGAAAGAATCACGTGATACAGAACACAGGCTATAGGAGGGTTTCACATGACGTCACAGTGCTGCATCGCGAGACTTAACTATGAATATAAACTCTTTGACACTCTTGGTTTCCAATAATAATCTGTAGCCTAATGGATATTTCACATGTTTCTGAACCTCAACACATTTTATGACGCCGGTTCGAATCCAGCTTGTGACATTACTtagaggggatagagaatccaaatcgtctttttcccgtttttggtgttagtcctgagtctccccgctgtggggagtactcatgaagtgccagcaagtgtcagaacctctgtttcaagtactcccctttttaatatatatccccctatccatttttgtgaaaaagtgacgtaaCTTTATCAGCAATCGCGCCCCCCCCcgcacccaagtccacagccactccgtttcagacacgcccctttggcgagaaacaggaacttgtgTACCTTCCGAGGCTGtaaaagcggactacgatcaaTACAAATTCTTCCCCCAgaaagcaatgttcgcaatcaatggcttttatttatttttaaaagcttcCCCAACCGCGGagttttcctttgcgctgcgctgcgcatttcactgactacagtttcacaaa belongs to Odontesthes bonariensis isolate fOdoBon6 unplaced genomic scaffold, fOdoBon6.hap1 scaffold_289, whole genome shotgun sequence and includes:
- the LOC142376412 gene encoding uncharacterized protein LOC142376412, coding for MPRTSRRSQAARRRAEALPVQRIGVPTPSSDFVGRRGTGRRHKANEWPISEHTGRRHKLVIPDGSLDKKLVLVIGASHLRSLADGIVKMQGGFVSFAFMSTPGADADQLRKEVEKVVLPRRPDAICVFAPSNNLTSSINHQEAGRAFKLYLEAVREHCTKVFCIGMIPRLTESMEKQELFQQEYHRVSANLKMPFYSIAEDFPLSRVDLWSYDGIHLDDNKGMRILSDRIWVFAHQFLELSAPKPLATSQAAVPYKPRFVSRVVVKGVERVPRPPPPEWTTVRYGRKRSHSGESDSDSPKERVVPDKVSIATPVLKECYIPLNPVRFSPELLVAMEKVSPVAVADVHTGNEMKPVERVKNPAVLRTRRVRQQVSATPSVTPAAVGVGLVSVKKNVEATSKQVDVCDVVRSPHPQEASDCPGLVSVRPSELVSDRE